In Gimesia benthica, a single window of DNA contains:
- a CDS encoding TrkH family potassium uptake protein: MITKKSTRPDGSSVSRYQGSGVRHAMTPNRWLAPAELFLSSFIALIILGSLGLKFLPGIYQGEPLNWTDAIFTSTSAVCVTGLIVVDTATYFTLRGQALILLLIQLGGLGMLILTSVIITALGRKISLNLESVTADSRKLIPQVSARLLITNILKFTFLIEAAGAFLLYCMWVPRLGWKGAAWPAVFHSVSAFCNAGFSTNSNSLINYQDSPGTLLVISVLIILGGLGFVTMQELNLRFAQRQQSLPRIKRLSVHSQLVLWTSFILILGGWLLFAGFEWNGLLAEMSLTDKLSNSLFLSVTPRTAGFNSIDYEQATDSTNLLTMILMMIGGSPSSTAGGLKTTTFALLGLLAWSKLRSQTTTTFASRSIPDETIQRGTGLFVISTSVVVTGVFLMSSIGDFRGYEQRFLVRLFETISAFNTVGLSMGLTDSLSLPSRWVLIFLMFAGRTGPLVIASALIVRLAHRSKFRLAYEDVIVG, translated from the coding sequence GTGATCACAAAAAAATCAACCCGGCCGGACGGTTCTTCAGTCTCCCGGTATCAAGGGTCGGGCGTGCGACACGCGATGACTCCCAATCGGTGGCTGGCCCCCGCGGAACTCTTTCTCAGTTCCTTCATCGCACTCATCATCCTGGGATCCCTCGGGCTGAAATTCCTGCCGGGCATCTACCAGGGAGAACCCCTGAACTGGACCGATGCGATCTTTACGTCCACCAGTGCCGTCTGTGTGACGGGACTGATTGTCGTCGATACGGCTACGTACTTCACCCTGCGGGGCCAGGCGCTGATTCTGCTGCTGATTCAGCTGGGTGGTCTGGGGATGCTGATTCTGACCAGTGTGATCATCACCGCGCTGGGGAGAAAAATCTCGCTGAACCTGGAATCGGTGACCGCGGATTCCCGTAAACTGATCCCGCAGGTCTCGGCGCGGCTGCTGATCACTAACATTCTGAAATTTACTTTTCTGATTGAAGCGGCCGGAGCATTCTTACTGTATTGTATGTGGGTGCCCCGCCTGGGCTGGAAGGGGGCTGCCTGGCCCGCGGTATTTCATTCCGTGAGTGCCTTCTGTAATGCGGGCTTTTCGACGAACAGCAATTCGCTGATCAACTATCAGGATTCTCCCGGAACACTGCTGGTGATTTCGGTCCTGATCATTCTGGGTGGGCTCGGCTTCGTAACGATGCAGGAATTGAATCTGCGGTTTGCCCAACGTCAGCAGTCGCTGCCCCGGATCAAGCGTCTGTCCGTGCACAGTCAGCTGGTGTTGTGGACTTCCTTTATTCTGATTCTCGGCGGCTGGTTGTTGTTTGCCGGCTTTGAATGGAACGGTCTGCTGGCTGAGATGTCTCTGACAGATAAGCTGTCTAACTCGCTGTTTCTAAGCGTCACGCCCCGGACAGCGGGGTTCAACTCGATCGACTACGAGCAGGCGACCGACAGTACGAACCTGTTGACGATGATCCTGATGATGATTGGCGGCTCCCCCAGTTCGACGGCCGGCGGGTTGAAAACGACCACCTTTGCACTACTGGGACTGCTGGCCTGGTCCAAACTGCGTTCGCAGACGACAACCACATTCGCCAGCCGCTCGATTCCGGACGAAACCATTCAGCGGGGTACCGGCTTATTTGTGATCTCCACATCGGTGGTCGTCACAGGGGTCTTCCTGATGTCGTCGATTGGTGATTTCCGGGGATACGAGCAGCGATTCCTGGTACGGCTGTTTGAAACGATCAGTGCGTTTAATACCGTAGGGCTTTCGATGGGCCTGACCGATTCGCTGTCGTTACCTTCGCGGTGGGTGCTGATATTTTTGATGTTTGCGGGGCGAACCGGACCTCTGGTGATCGCATCCGCGTTGATTGTGCGCCTGGCACATCGCAGTAAATTCCGACTGGCCTACGAAGATGTCATCGTGGGTTAG
- a CDS encoding potassium channel family protein, protein MKRFVVIGLGNFGFSVARTLYEGGHDVIAIDLNETLVDRLASLISHAVVGDGTDLDTLVRISAKEADAAIVSTGDDITASILATMALHDLKIKDIYVKVVSNDHARVMDRIGVTDIVFPERDSAISLATRMTGSALLNYVKLGKGFSLQEMGVPNDWMGKSIRELKLRQEYDITIVAVHDILTDKIIASPDPDKLLNDTDTLLVAGEDKILDQIANIS, encoded by the coding sequence ATGAAACGTTTTGTGGTCATCGGACTGGGTAACTTCGGATTCTCCGTGGCACGCACCCTCTATGAAGGGGGGCATGACGTGATCGCCATCGATCTCAACGAAACGCTGGTCGACCGGCTGGCGTCGCTGATTTCGCACGCGGTGGTCGGCGATGGAACCGACCTCGATACGCTGGTGCGCATCAGTGCCAAAGAGGCGGACGCGGCCATCGTGTCGACCGGAGATGACATTACCGCCAGCATCCTGGCCACGATGGCGCTGCACGATCTGAAAATCAAGGACATCTATGTGAAAGTCGTGTCGAATGATCATGCTCGCGTGATGGACCGCATCGGCGTGACTGATATCGTCTTTCCCGAACGTGATTCCGCGATCAGCCTGGCAACCCGCATGACCGGCTCCGCACTCCTGAACTACGTCAAACTGGGGAAAGGCTTCAGCCTGCAGGAGATGGGTGTACCCAACGACTGGATGGGGAAATCGATCCGCGAGCTCAAGCTGCGGCAGGAATACGATATTACCATCGTCGCCGTCCACGATATTCTCACGGATAAGATCATCGCCTCGCCCGATCCGGACAAACTGTTGAATGACACGGATACGCTGCTGGTCGCCGGCGAAGACAAGATTCTGGATCAGATCGCCAATATTTCCTGA
- a CDS encoding MarR family winged helix-turn-helix transcriptional regulator, with translation MNPRASQTESQRVSFDSPEQEVFLQLWRTYDCLKVLEESLFVQFELSPQQYNVLRLLQMAAPETVQTMELGRRLISRCPDTTRMLDRLEKRGLVQRSRLPENRRVVEVAITEEGQTLLKRMEKAVVQMHGQQLGHLSDSEQQRLIRLLQKARAPHEDASCDWLDSL, from the coding sequence ATGAATCCACGAGCCAGCCAAACCGAATCGCAGCGTGTGAGCTTTGACTCACCGGAACAAGAGGTCTTCCTGCAGCTCTGGCGGACGTATGACTGCCTGAAGGTGCTGGAAGAGTCGCTGTTTGTCCAATTTGAACTTTCTCCGCAACAGTACAACGTTTTGCGGCTGTTACAGATGGCAGCCCCTGAAACGGTACAGACCATGGAGCTGGGCCGCCGGCTGATTTCCCGCTGTCCGGATACCACCCGCATGCTGGACCGCCTTGAGAAACGGGGCCTGGTGCAGCGCAGTCGGTTACCCGAAAACCGCCGCGTGGTGGAGGTGGCCATTACGGAGGAGGGGCAGACCCTGCTCAAACGGATGGAGAAAGCGGTCGTGCAGATGCATGGGCAACAGCTGGGGCATTTGAGTGACAGCGAACAGCAACGGCTGATTCGGCTGCTCCAGAAAGCACGTGCGCCGCATGAGGATGCCAGTTGCGACTGGCTGGATTCGCTGTAG
- a CDS encoding sulfite exporter TauE/SafE family protein: MPGSLGRNFGLAVQSVGMVSASIYILSARRPLDWGLLKPALAGALVGTPLGAALIAPFVPDLWVKLTFAVVWCSFGIMHLVKLKELVAAEGVSDRWRRYDTPLGLTVGFTGGIVASITGVGIDMMVYATLVLLYRADLKVAIPTSVLLMAFTSVVGISANLLLSRFHPGLYHMDPEVYANWLAAAPIVALGAPFGALVVNLISRTPTLLLVSLLCIVQFVWTIMHERVTGVALLAALGSVLAMNALFHVLYRCGRGEASLDRPGLAAGLPPVELVGDERGE; this comes from the coding sequence ATGCCCGGTTCCCTGGGACGGAATTTTGGTCTGGCTGTCCAGTCGGTGGGGATGGTTTCGGCCAGCATTTATATTCTCTCGGCTCGACGTCCGCTCGACTGGGGATTGCTGAAACCGGCGCTGGCGGGCGCCCTGGTGGGAACACCACTGGGTGCTGCATTGATTGCTCCCTTTGTTCCGGACCTGTGGGTCAAGCTGACGTTCGCGGTGGTCTGGTGCAGTTTCGGTATCATGCATCTGGTAAAGCTGAAAGAACTGGTGGCCGCCGAGGGAGTCAGTGACCGCTGGCGGCGCTACGATACTCCGCTGGGACTGACCGTCGGTTTTACGGGGGGCATCGTGGCCTCGATTACCGGCGTGGGGATTGACATGATGGTCTATGCGACGCTGGTGCTGCTGTATCGGGCCGATCTGAAGGTCGCGATTCCGACCTCGGTGCTGCTCATGGCGTTTACCTCAGTTGTGGGGATTTCTGCGAACCTGCTGCTGTCACGGTTCCATCCCGGTCTGTATCACATGGATCCGGAAGTGTATGCCAACTGGCTGGCCGCGGCTCCGATTGTCGCCCTGGGAGCGCCCTTTGGTGCGCTGGTGGTGAATCTGATTTCCCGCACGCCGACGCTGCTACTGGTGTCGTTGCTGTGTATCGTGCAGTTCGTGTGGACGATCATGCATGAGCGGGTGACCGGTGTGGCCCTGCTGGCGGCACTGGGGAGCGTCCTCGCGATGAATGCCCTGTTTCATGTTCTGTACCGGTGCGGGCGCGGGGAGGCGTCCCTGGATCGTCCGGGTCTGGCTGCGGGATTGCCGCCGGTGGAACTGGTGGGGGATGAGCGGGGGGAGTGA
- a CDS encoding sugar phosphate isomerase/epimerase family protein has product MKYGLNMLLWTSDVNESHFGLLEQIKGWGYDGVELPVFEADEKKFAQVGNKLEELGLGRTAVTVCTPDENPISSDPAIREAGLNRLKRMIDMCAASGATHLCGPIHSALGEFSGSGRTAEEWKYGQEILAQAADHAQANNVILVCEYLNRFECYFLNTAEDCSQFTREVNHPNLKMMYDSFHANIEEKSITEAVKVCADQMVHVHISENDRSTPGEGGVNWDETFAALKEIKYDGWFTIEAFGLALPDLAAATRIWRKMFPTEEHLATKGLEFMKTRWEG; this is encoded by the coding sequence ATGAAGTACGGCTTAAACATGCTGCTGTGGACCTCCGATGTGAATGAGTCCCATTTCGGACTGCTCGAGCAGATCAAAGGCTGGGGCTATGATGGCGTCGAGTTGCCTGTCTTTGAGGCGGATGAGAAAAAATTCGCTCAGGTCGGAAACAAACTGGAAGAACTCGGTCTGGGCCGCACCGCCGTCACCGTCTGTACGCCGGATGAAAACCCGATCTCCAGCGATCCTGCCATCCGTGAAGCCGGCCTGAATCGTCTTAAACGTATGATCGATATGTGTGCCGCCTCTGGAGCCACTCACCTCTGTGGCCCCATTCACTCCGCACTCGGCGAATTCTCCGGCTCCGGTCGTACCGCCGAAGAATGGAAGTACGGTCAGGAAATCCTCGCCCAGGCCGCTGACCACGCCCAGGCCAACAACGTGATCCTGGTCTGTGAATACCTCAACCGCTTTGAATGCTACTTCCTCAATACTGCGGAAGACTGTTCTCAGTTCACCCGTGAAGTCAATCATCCGAACCTGAAGATGATGTACGACTCCTTCCATGCCAACATCGAAGAGAAAAGTATTACCGAAGCCGTTAAAGTCTGTGCCGATCAGATGGTCCACGTGCACATCTCCGAAAACGATCGCTCCACACCCGGCGAAGGGGGCGTCAACTGGGACGAAACCTTCGCTGCACTCAAAGAAATCAAATACGACGGCTGGTTCACCATCGAAGCCTTCGGTCTGGCCCTGCCCGACCTGGCCGCTGCCACCCGCATCTGGCGGAAGATGTTCCCCACCGAAGAACATCTGGCAACCAAAGGTCTCGAATTCATGAAGACCCGTTGGGAAGGCTGA
- a CDS encoding NAD(+)/NADH kinase, whose translation MSESPLNLMFLLRDQSAHIQTAWDQIHAYLQSQSSVYVSAVSVIEDFTPDDSEADLVVVLGGDGAILRACRQMGLNQLPMIGVNLGRLGFLADLTPDGFCKNFAQIVERKYRIVEHLMFECKHYLADGSVNTYLGLNEVVISSAGAMSMIDVELTVNNELVTTYSGDGLIISTPVGSTAHSLSAGGPILKQDLQAFVITPICPHTPTNRPLVDNANALYSLSSPNAPEGAMLVIDGQIKVPYSSGDRLELKRAPVAFKLARIPGFNYYTRLNRKLGWGGQPKYGAE comes from the coding sequence ATGTCTGAGTCTCCTTTAAATTTGATGTTCCTCCTGCGGGATCAAAGCGCACACATTCAGACGGCCTGGGATCAGATCCACGCATACCTGCAATCCCAGTCTTCGGTCTATGTCTCAGCGGTCTCCGTGATCGAAGATTTCACTCCCGATGATTCCGAAGCTGATCTGGTGGTTGTCCTGGGGGGTGATGGCGCGATCCTGCGGGCCTGTCGCCAGATGGGACTGAATCAGCTGCCGATGATTGGTGTGAACCTGGGTCGGCTGGGATTTCTGGCAGACCTGACCCCGGACGGGTTCTGCAAGAACTTTGCCCAGATCGTGGAGCGCAAGTATCGGATCGTCGAGCACCTGATGTTCGAATGCAAGCACTATCTGGCGGATGGATCGGTGAATACCTACCTGGGACTCAACGAGGTGGTGATCAGTTCTGCCGGGGCGATGTCGATGATCGATGTCGAATTGACGGTGAATAACGAACTGGTGACGACCTATAGTGGCGACGGGCTGATCATCAGTACGCCCGTAGGTTCGACCGCGCACAGTCTCTCGGCGGGGGGCCCGATTTTGAAACAGGATCTGCAGGCGTTTGTGATCACTCCGATCTGTCCGCATACGCCGACCAATCGACCGCTGGTGGACAATGCAAACGCTCTGTATTCGCTGTCTTCCCCGAATGCACCGGAGGGAGCGATGCTGGTGATTGACGGGCAGATCAAGGTTCCCTATTCCTCTGGTGACCGCCTGGAACTGAAGCGGGCTCCAGTGGCGTTCAAACTGGCCCGGATTCCAGGATTCAACTACTATACGCGTCTGAATCGCAAGCTGGGCTGGGGAGGCCAGCCGAAATATGGAGCAGAATAG
- a CDS encoding DUF6263 family protein, producing the protein MRSTVFCLLTLMLSQFSAPLSVTSAADEDAKSYSLRYKFTPNEFVHYRVETENKITVQLNQDTQTSANSSNTLKHYRVISVNEEGNGTLETRIDRVKMKVQFDDATPATFDSEQNPEKDLEQFKPIRANISKPSRIVYSPLGKVISIQELKVDGEGAKFEEAQAPGKLDQEKTRRLGFLIPLPEEEVKVGGTWEDELDVEVALSKTLRKKVPVRRTFTLESVEDGLAVITFKTKIMTRLNDPKLSMQLIQKTPSGTIKLDIERGVIISQDVSLDKAQVGVFDGKGAMRAVSTRLETLVDPTEVAQKEQTTEAQ; encoded by the coding sequence ATGCGGTCTACTGTGTTCTGTCTACTGACCCTCATGCTGAGCCAGTTTTCAGCACCACTGTCTGTCACCTCTGCTGCGGATGAAGACGCGAAGAGCTATTCGCTCCGCTATAAATTCACTCCGAACGAGTTTGTCCATTACCGGGTTGAAACCGAGAACAAGATTACGGTTCAGCTCAACCAGGATACGCAGACTTCCGCGAACTCTTCGAACACGTTGAAGCATTATCGTGTGATTTCCGTGAATGAAGAAGGCAATGGGACACTGGAAACCCGCATTGACCGCGTCAAAATGAAGGTTCAGTTCGATGATGCGACTCCCGCAACATTCGACAGTGAACAAAATCCCGAGAAAGATCTGGAACAGTTTAAACCGATCCGGGCGAATATCAGCAAGCCGTCACGCATTGTCTATTCACCGCTGGGTAAAGTGATTTCAATCCAGGAACTGAAAGTCGACGGCGAAGGAGCGAAATTTGAAGAAGCCCAGGCGCCAGGCAAGCTGGACCAGGAAAAAACGCGTCGTCTGGGCTTTCTGATCCCGCTGCCTGAAGAAGAGGTCAAAGTCGGGGGTACCTGGGAAGACGAACTGGATGTGGAAGTGGCCCTCAGCAAGACTCTGCGTAAAAAAGTGCCTGTACGTCGTACTTTTACACTGGAATCGGTAGAAGACGGCCTGGCTGTGATCACCTTCAAAACCAAAATCATGACCCGGCTCAACGACCCGAAACTGAGCATGCAGCTGATTCAGAAAACACCTTCCGGAACCATTAAGCTGGATATTGAACGGGGTGTGATTATTTCCCAGGATGTCTCCCTGGATAAAGCCCAGGTAGGCGTATTTGACGGCAAAGGAGCGATGCGGGCGGTCTCGACTCGACTGGAAACGCTGGTCGATCCCACCGAAGTCGCTCAGAAAGAACAGACCACCGAAGCCCAGTAA
- a CDS encoding DNA integrity scanning protein DisA nucleotide-binding domain protein yields MKRVDLSPQLTSLLKAAKRLASDCEIDVVFLLADIPYDFLEISKSLGKLRLVVSSDKPDVQRAAQEDGIALVPLIHEPQTRQVQISQAILEAIADEILASGDRIIALYAGFEREHADSLSIVSLADHLAKLTSRDLQRLETKVPLQTLRAVVDLAVEIGREGREGKPVGALFVVGNHRKVLSLSHEQVHDPFKGYSQKDRMVNNPRVKESMKELAQIDGAFIISSDGVVQSAGRILNASAEGLTLSKGLGSRHWAAAAISKETGAIAIAVSESTGTVRIFQDGYVVLRIEPMSSAMKWFDFDTEPPQSE; encoded by the coding sequence ATGAAACGGGTTGACTTATCCCCACAATTAACGAGCTTATTAAAAGCAGCTAAACGATTAGCCAGTGATTGTGAGATTGATGTCGTCTTCCTGTTAGCAGATATTCCTTATGACTTCCTGGAGATCAGCAAATCTCTCGGGAAATTAAGGCTGGTGGTCTCCTCTGATAAACCGGATGTTCAACGAGCTGCCCAGGAAGACGGGATTGCCCTGGTTCCGCTGATCCACGAACCCCAGACCCGTCAGGTACAGATCAGCCAGGCCATTCTGGAAGCGATTGCCGACGAGATCCTCGCATCCGGCGACCGGATTATCGCACTGTATGCCGGCTTTGAGCGGGAGCACGCGGATTCACTGAGCATCGTCAGCCTGGCAGATCACCTGGCCAAGCTGACCTCACGCGATCTGCAGCGCCTGGAGACCAAGGTTCCTCTGCAGACTCTGCGAGCCGTGGTTGACCTGGCAGTGGAGATCGGCCGTGAAGGACGCGAAGGGAAGCCGGTCGGTGCTTTATTTGTTGTGGGGAACCACCGCAAAGTCCTGTCGCTTTCACACGAACAGGTTCACGACCCGTTCAAAGGCTACTCCCAGAAGGACCGCATGGTCAACAACCCGCGTGTCAAGGAGAGCATGAAGGAACTGGCTCAGATCGACGGTGCCTTTATTATCAGCTCAGACGGAGTCGTCCAGTCGGCAGGGCGGATTCTGAATGCATCTGCGGAAGGCCTGACACTCTCTAAGGGACTGGGATCCCGGCACTGGGCTGCCGCTGCGATTTCCAAGGAAACCGGCGCGATTGCCATCGCGGTTTCTGAGTCTACCGGTACTGTGCGGATTTTCCAGGACGGGTATGTCGTTTTGCGAATTGAACCGATGAGTAGTGCCATGAAATGGTTCGATTTTGATACCGAACCACCGCAGTCCGAGTAA